One window of Cohnella hashimotonis genomic DNA carries:
- a CDS encoding response regulator transcription factor produces MYKLLIAEDVKTVRDALARSVPWESIGISLLGTAENGEAALARLELETPDLLLTDIGMPKMNGLELIEACKARNPDIRCIILSGLNEFEHARKAISLQVQQYILKPIDPDEITRVFSEVVRELGRERRQRDELAVAESKLRDELPNLAGALPPDEWSGSLKKKRLVEQAIGYIKQNYARGDLALSDVSDAVGLSEKYVNLIVKEVTGTTINAWIVRHRLEEAARLLKDPANRIYEICERIGYTDQDYFREVFKKQYGRTPTEYRNSRL; encoded by the coding sequence ATGTATAAGCTGCTCATCGCAGAAGACGTGAAGACGGTCCGGGATGCGCTGGCCCGCTCCGTTCCCTGGGAGAGCATCGGAATCTCGCTTCTCGGCACCGCCGAGAACGGCGAAGCCGCACTCGCCCGGCTGGAGCTGGAGACGCCCGACCTGCTGCTGACCGACATCGGGATGCCCAAGATGAACGGTCTTGAGCTGATTGAGGCGTGCAAGGCCCGCAATCCGGATATCCGCTGCATCATCCTTTCGGGGCTGAACGAATTCGAGCACGCCAGGAAGGCAATCTCGCTGCAGGTGCAGCAATATATATTGAAGCCGATCGATCCCGACGAGATCACCCGGGTGTTCTCCGAGGTCGTGCGGGAGCTGGGCAGAGAGCGGCGTCAGCGCGATGAGCTGGCGGTCGCAGAGAGCAAGCTGAGGGACGAACTGCCGAATCTGGCCGGGGCGCTGCCGCCCGACGAATGGTCGGGCAGCTTGAAGAAGAAGCGCCTCGTCGAGCAGGCGATCGGTTATATCAAACAAAACTATGCGCGCGGCGACCTCGCGCTCTCGGACGTATCGGACGCGGTCGGCCTTAGCGAGAAGTACGTGAACCTGATCGTCAAAGAGGTGACCGGGACGACGATCAATGCGTGGATCGTCCGGCACCGCCTGGAGGAGGCGGCGCGGCTGCTCAAGGATCCGGCGAACCGCATCTACGAGATTTGCGAGCGGATCGGCTATACGGACCAGGATTATTTCCGGGAGGTGTTCAAAAAGCAGTACGGCCGGACGCCGACCGAATACCGCAACAGCCGCTTGTAG
- a CDS encoding cache domain-containing sensor histidine kinase, whose translation MHGRSKQSAGLLSRLRLPIFALIVVIIAFFATAASYILIRVQNDHTRDTAEQSMKFVYRNIWYQFDTMNNVAAFILSNPSIEGLLESEYPAAYEAVDDFFALQTNLQNLSLLSLLNGLGSDRVPTRSYVVSIALEPSSGLYAMAPDRYDPSTGIYKSVDLHNQDWYRNLSDGKRQAEWWGQRAGAFNPAMIYAARKKTSIKDGRHIGTVIVGADTGSIRSIFENAKLAKGYHLLLDESDRVIFSERYAFLTPAGDLPYVDAAAGASGSLVRKIDGEPHRVMYETFANGWKLLTIVPESHFSQYTFAISAIGAATAIVALLIAGFILNRIVVRVTVPITRLVGAMHRPEVLAFKEPLPEQNSGIYEVDELGQKFATMLVTLHGLIEKSFAEEIERRQLQLELLQAQINPHFLYNTLDLINCRAILSGDKETGGIVRALANMFRYGLNRGQTWISLEGEIKHVEAYLHIQRLLMDDLAVDIRVPDDLLTATMLHFCLQPLAENAIVHGFAGRTEGCRIVIEARLDGISLRLRVQDNGVGCDAEAMNRMLEELPQGVPGADGSVTAATGRLGSDSASGGDADEAVGAAAEYPAVASRHAKAGSGSGYGTLNVHRRIRLYCGEAFGLKYVQTAEGTCVEAVLPFRPNLTAATTSRED comes from the coding sequence GTGCATGGACGCTCCAAGCAGAGCGCCGGCTTGCTGTCGCGGCTCCGGCTGCCGATTTTTGCGCTGATCGTCGTCATCATCGCCTTCTTCGCCACGGCCGCCAGCTACATCCTCATCCGCGTGCAGAACGATCATACGCGCGACACGGCGGAGCAATCGATGAAGTTCGTCTACCGCAACATCTGGTACCAGTTCGACACGATGAACAACGTCGCGGCTTTTATCCTGTCCAATCCGTCGATCGAAGGCTTGCTGGAGAGTGAATATCCGGCGGCTTACGAGGCCGTGGACGACTTCTTCGCGCTGCAGACGAATCTGCAAAATTTATCGCTGCTGTCGCTGCTTAACGGCCTCGGGTCCGATCGCGTGCCGACCCGATCTTACGTCGTATCTATCGCGCTCGAGCCTTCCAGCGGGCTATATGCCATGGCGCCGGACCGCTACGACCCGTCTACCGGGATTTACAAATCCGTCGATCTGCACAATCAGGACTGGTACCGCAATTTGAGCGACGGGAAGCGGCAGGCGGAATGGTGGGGCCAGCGGGCGGGCGCGTTCAATCCGGCCATGATCTACGCGGCGCGCAAAAAGACGAGCATCAAGGACGGACGGCATATCGGCACCGTTATCGTCGGGGCGGACACGGGCAGCATTCGGAGCATATTCGAGAACGCGAAGCTGGCAAAGGGCTACCATCTGCTGTTGGACGAGAGCGACCGGGTCATCTTCAGCGAGCGTTATGCGTTTTTGACGCCGGCCGGCGACCTGCCCTATGTGGACGCGGCAGCCGGCGCTTCGGGATCGCTGGTCCGGAAAATCGACGGCGAGCCGCACCGGGTCATGTACGAGACATTCGCCAACGGCTGGAAGCTGCTGACCATCGTGCCGGAGAGCCACTTCAGCCAGTACACGTTCGCGATATCGGCCATCGGCGCGGCGACCGCCATCGTTGCGCTGCTGATCGCGGGCTTCATTTTAAACCGGATCGTGGTGCGGGTTACCGTGCCGATCACGCGGCTCGTCGGCGCAATGCATCGTCCCGAGGTGCTGGCGTTCAAGGAGCCGCTGCCGGAGCAAAATTCGGGCATTTACGAAGTGGATGAGCTGGGGCAGAAGTTTGCGACGATGCTGGTGACGCTCCACGGACTGATCGAGAAATCCTTCGCCGAAGAGATCGAACGCCGCCAGCTTCAGCTGGAGCTGCTGCAGGCGCAGATCAATCCTCACTTTTTGTACAACACGCTGGATCTCATCAATTGCCGCGCCATTCTGTCGGGCGACAAGGAGACGGGCGGGATCGTACGCGCCCTCGCCAACATGTTCAGGTACGGCCTGAACCGGGGACAGACCTGGATCTCGCTGGAGGGAGAAATCAAGCATGTCGAGGCTTACCTGCATATCCAGCGTCTGCTCATGGACGATCTCGCCGTCGATATTCGGGTGCCGGACGATCTGCTGACCGCGACCATGCTGCACTTTTGCTTGCAGCCGCTCGCGGAGAATGCGATCGTTCACGGCTTCGCCGGTCGGACCGAAGGATGCCGGATCGTCATTGAGGCGCGGCTCGACGGTATCTCGCTCCGCCTTCGCGTGCAGGACAACGGCGTCGGCTGCGATGCGGAGGCGATGAACCGGATGCTGGAGGAGCTGCCGCAGGGAGTCCCGGGAGCGGACGGTTCAGTAACGGCGGCGACCGGGCGCCTGGGATCGGATTCCGCAAGCGGCGGTGATGCGGACGAGGCGGTCGGGGCTGCTGCGGAGTATCCGGCTGTCGCGTCGCGGCATGCGAAGGCTGGGAGCGGCTCGGGCTACGGCACGCTGAACGTCCATCGGCGCATCCGACTTTATTGCGGAGAAGCGTTCGGGCTGAAGTACGTGCAAACGGCGGAAGGCACCTGCGTCGAAGCGGTGCTGCCGTTTCGCCCGAATCTGACCGCAGCGACAACATCAAGGGAGGACTGA
- a CDS encoding S-layer homology domain-containing protein — protein MRKRYRSLFMLLVAALLLPSLPAAARAEAPAPLFEDSFAGGLGNWDLFGSNAWQVQGSGAEARLTGTIAGGNPQRAIVKPAKLSYASTDYNLTFAAQGDRFRVMFRYASGTAYYFLEFKNTSSVELWKYPNSATAQQVGAPVPIAQTLPGFNVAERHQYSLEVKGSEFKLSIDGALVTVFTDASLAAGGVGFGLRSIGPAVNLSVDDIAVLPIVAAPPAYAITHAPLLQVPYNADLAVSFSVTDATYGTTTAEIHYGYGDEAPDRILSAAQLGSGAFSGTIPGTARADLIHYYIAAHNGTGGEARYPATGEVTVAIGAIEPYVNDFDSETANAAPPGWTVGGATKVIQLPDGNKVLNLNGSGSARLNLPMYQNADNFIVKFKVKYERTSTALQNTWRFRYRAKDDNNNNALEWATHNSKYFIMRKTTLGGNYYIANYVKSLLDEWHDYELQVSGITHKLFIDGVETVSGEDSDPLAPLKGYFQWNVVGGINLMIDDFSIEPMLPPYVIDLQPSGNFSGIYAPGDTPGLDLALDAGAAAHTFKIDYTVRRADGDKAVVATGTRTYDLAKYANERELIPFDPQLVAIGTYEVTADFEVDGVAQPGKSKKMRLAIAKEAAPVQGIDLDNESKFGLNTHYALNWKDDIIDGARKLGARSHRSGIVWEDVDKNAKDGSGAPIYDYSRIDPTLDKLFSYGFNQITVLSLEKNANYQAGIANTTSSLKAMGDFVANTVAKYKDRIRQWEMPNEPEIFSKPYIPAEFVQLQKVAYLNMKKADPNAMLLAGDHTSSVLSVLPKELELGSYDFADAYSYHPYVYNAMPDGNLQKLTDGVKALVNAYGGWKDYYLTEGGWPTARSGYPSVSEEVQRDYIVRAFLNYMVTDQVKAYEYYDYKNDGTDDRYYDIFWGITDNDGRPKLAYTAVNQLMTELDRARYVGTWNTGDPNVAVQVFLNDGKPVVVAWKKVDHKDDPAVKPPTSEIGLPFAAAGAKVMDINGVELPATAGSAGLQLVVSGSPVYVTGAPAEFVYASAAQLLQVKKQEALAKLALTRTASNGTLVDADAAEIARIAAALQTATGEASPAVGLEQGIKDIYALMAEMAGQIEAGDLIAAPGYVTLEALYNYAETASVALAYAKDGIGANALDYAAATQAADAAFQSKKGSDSVMPVSASAVLRMNRYGRLAEAAKARGSYGESYAYNLLAREFVGAATAMIASEPAQFIGVMANVTPSVATGEAGYATPLTLSLVNDTDAPQQVKARLKVPAGWTSAQTEPAEVELTIPAHDAVDRIYNVNVPQSAIKGRYEVAFEIEHGGALFDTKKVELTVEDGLDVRLLPVAKTIKDLDIVSVQLTGTSTAVKSGTVTLKGPDGSLLEPVTTNAFGDLKKGDRLQLDFRWTYGQTAPFNEYKVDLEVDEASDGRSIFHDAQLPLDFDLIQSADEVAIAVDGNLADWQDAYPVHLRRKDQNATGYQDSVNLEATAYAKWAADGLYVAVDVRDDVHKQSENAANMWKNDSVQISLDPLNNRESPYGADDVEWSFALADDGTHLVNVFNSTAPNPNGDMSGNVPFEAVRDEAAKRTRYEFKIPSAYVKDLRPALGGKLGFNVAVNDADYQNGRDNFIQWTQGTADSKNTSLYDAFAFVDVPLPPGGGDNGGEDGESPSNQPTTSTVSRQPATSAGILTVSAAALQSAANGVSIVEAPVGTTELRLPADASALLGANKLEVKAGKLVLQIPSGVLKQLTEQVPAAARQGSTLSLSFRPLASDASQALLAKAQAPGTAVRAGSEAYELALSIQTASGSTTRLTPFEEPVTIRFQIDPSLDPKLSAIYSIAEDGSPVWGGGERDDGYLTAEVRHFSIYAVLEVQRDFSDLPAAHWAYDAVRALAARGIVQGSGSGAFEPGRQVTRAEFTAMLAKALRLSQPADSAVPIKTIFADVPANSWYAEAVAAAYGAGIASGKTATAFDPNGRLTREEMAALTMRAYRLLHGKPAESVPSSASAAAFADEAGISAWALSYVGETAALGWTQGRGVNLFVPKGTATRAEAARMIGSLLFSESNP, from the coding sequence ATGAGAAAAAGATATCGCAGCCTGTTCATGCTTCTCGTCGCAGCCCTGCTGCTCCCGTCATTGCCGGCAGCAGCAAGAGCCGAAGCGCCGGCACCGCTGTTTGAGGACAGCTTCGCCGGCGGACTCGGCAACTGGGATTTGTTCGGCAGTAACGCCTGGCAGGTTCAGGGCAGCGGCGCGGAAGCGCGCCTGACGGGCACGATCGCGGGCGGCAATCCCCAGCGCGCCATCGTGAAGCCTGCCAAGCTGTCTTACGCATCGACCGACTACAACCTGACCTTCGCGGCGCAGGGGGATCGCTTCCGCGTGATGTTCAGGTACGCGTCCGGGACGGCCTATTACTTCCTGGAATTTAAGAACACGAGCAGCGTGGAGCTGTGGAAGTATCCGAACTCCGCCACGGCCCAGCAGGTCGGCGCACCGGTGCCGATCGCGCAGACGCTGCCGGGTTTCAACGTGGCCGAGCGTCATCAATACAGCCTGGAGGTCAAGGGAAGCGAGTTCAAGCTGTCGATCGACGGCGCTCTTGTAACCGTATTCACTGACGCTTCGCTGGCAGCGGGGGGCGTCGGCTTCGGGCTAAGGAGCATCGGCCCGGCCGTTAATCTGAGTGTTGACGACATCGCGGTGCTGCCGATCGTCGCGGCACCGCCGGCATACGCGATCACGCATGCGCCGCTCTTGCAGGTGCCGTATAACGCGGATTTAGCCGTCTCATTTTCGGTGACGGACGCGACCTACGGGACGACGACGGCCGAGATCCACTATGGCTATGGAGACGAGGCGCCGGATCGGATCTTGTCCGCGGCGCAGCTTGGCAGCGGCGCGTTTTCCGGAACGATCCCGGGGACGGCGCGAGCCGACCTGATTCATTACTACATCGCCGCGCACAACGGGACGGGCGGCGAGGCGCGCTACCCGGCAACCGGCGAAGTGACGGTCGCCATCGGAGCAATCGAACCTTACGTCAACGACTTCGATAGCGAGACGGCGAATGCCGCGCCGCCGGGCTGGACCGTAGGCGGCGCGACGAAGGTGATTCAGCTGCCGGACGGCAACAAGGTGCTGAACCTGAACGGTTCGGGCAGCGCCAGGCTGAATCTGCCGATGTACCAGAACGCGGACAACTTTATCGTCAAGTTCAAGGTCAAGTACGAGCGCACGAGCACCGCGCTGCAAAATACGTGGCGTTTCCGCTACCGCGCGAAGGACGACAACAACAATAACGCGCTGGAGTGGGCGACGCACAATTCGAAGTACTTTATCATGCGGAAAACGACGCTCGGCGGCAACTATTATATCGCCAACTATGTGAAGTCGCTGCTCGACGAATGGCATGATTATGAGCTGCAGGTCAGCGGAATCACGCACAAGCTGTTCATCGACGGCGTCGAGACGGTGTCCGGCGAGGACTCCGATCCGCTCGCGCCGCTCAAGGGCTACTTCCAATGGAACGTCGTCGGCGGCATCAACCTGATGATCGACGACTTCTCGATCGAGCCGATGCTGCCCCCTTACGTCATCGACCTGCAGCCGTCGGGCAACTTCTCGGGCATCTACGCGCCGGGCGATACGCCGGGGCTGGATCTGGCGCTCGACGCGGGTGCGGCGGCGCATACGTTCAAGATCGATTACACCGTGCGCCGCGCCGACGGCGACAAGGCGGTGGTGGCCACTGGCACGCGTACCTATGATCTGGCAAAGTACGCGAACGAACGGGAGCTCATCCCCTTCGACCCGCAGCTCGTCGCGATCGGCACCTATGAGGTAACGGCGGACTTCGAGGTGGACGGCGTCGCACAACCGGGCAAGTCCAAGAAGATGCGGCTCGCGATCGCGAAGGAAGCCGCGCCGGTCCAGGGGATCGATCTGGACAACGAGAGCAAGTTCGGGCTCAACACCCACTACGCGCTCAACTGGAAGGACGACATCATCGACGGGGCCCGCAAGCTGGGGGCGCGAAGCCACCGCTCGGGCATCGTCTGGGAGGACGTCGACAAAAACGCCAAGGACGGCAGCGGCGCCCCCATTTACGATTACAGCCGGATCGATCCGACGCTCGACAAGCTGTTTTCCTACGGCTTCAACCAGATTACGGTGCTGTCGCTGGAGAAAAACGCAAACTACCAGGCGGGCATCGCCAATACGACCTCCTCGCTCAAGGCGATGGGCGACTTCGTGGCGAACACGGTCGCGAAGTACAAGGATCGCATCCGCCAGTGGGAGATGCCCAACGAGCCGGAGATTTTCTCCAAGCCGTATATTCCGGCGGAGTTCGTGCAGCTGCAGAAGGTCGCCTACCTGAACATGAAAAAGGCCGATCCCAACGCGATGCTGCTCGCGGGCGACCATACGTCCAGCGTGCTCAGCGTGCTGCCGAAGGAGCTCGAGCTCGGCTCGTACGATTTTGCGGACGCTTATTCTTACCACCCATATGTCTATAATGCGATGCCCGACGGCAATCTGCAGAAGCTGACGGACGGCGTGAAGGCACTCGTTAACGCATATGGCGGCTGGAAAGATTATTATCTCACCGAAGGCGGGTGGCCGACGGCGAGAAGCGGCTATCCTTCGGTATCGGAAGAGGTCCAGCGGGATTATATCGTCCGCGCCTTCCTGAACTACATGGTCACGGACCAGGTGAAGGCTTACGAATATTACGATTATAAAAACGACGGCACGGACGACCGGTACTACGATATTTTCTGGGGGATCACGGATAACGACGGCCGGCCCAAGCTGGCTTACACCGCGGTGAACCAGTTGATGACCGAGCTGGATCGCGCGCGGTATGTCGGCACCTGGAATACGGGGGATCCGAACGTCGCGGTCCAGGTATTCCTGAACGACGGAAAGCCCGTCGTCGTCGCCTGGAAGAAGGTCGACCACAAGGACGATCCGGCCGTCAAGCCGCCGACGAGCGAGATCGGGCTGCCGTTCGCGGCGGCCGGCGCCAAGGTGATGGACATCAATGGCGTGGAGCTGCCGGCGACGGCGGGAAGCGCCGGACTGCAGCTCGTCGTATCCGGTTCGCCGGTTTACGTGACGGGGGCGCCGGCCGAGTTCGTCTACGCATCTGCCGCGCAGCTGCTGCAGGTCAAGAAGCAGGAGGCGCTCGCCAAGCTGGCGCTGACGCGGACGGCGTCGAACGGGACGCTCGTCGACGCGGACGCGGCCGAGATCGCCCGGATCGCCGCCGCGCTGCAGACGGCGACCGGAGAAGCGTCGCCAGCCGTCGGACTAGAGCAAGGCATCAAGGATATATATGCCCTCATGGCGGAGATGGCCGGTCAGATCGAAGCGGGTGATCTGATCGCCGCGCCGGGATACGTGACGCTGGAGGCTTTGTACAACTACGCCGAGACCGCATCCGTCGCGCTGGCCTACGCCAAGGACGGCATCGGAGCGAACGCGCTCGATTATGCCGCTGCCACGCAGGCTGCGGACGCCGCCTTCCAGAGCAAAAAGGGGAGCGACAGCGTCATGCCGGTGTCCGCGTCGGCCGTGCTGCGCATGAACCGTTATGGTCGCTTGGCTGAAGCCGCGAAGGCGCGGGGCAGCTACGGCGAGAGCTACGCCTACAATCTGCTGGCGCGCGAATTCGTCGGCGCGGCGACGGCGATGATCGCCTCCGAGCCTGCGCAATTCATCGGCGTCATGGCGAACGTCACGCCAAGCGTGGCGACCGGCGAAGCGGGCTACGCGACGCCGCTGACGCTCTCGCTCGTGAACGATACAGACGCGCCGCAGCAGGTGAAGGCCAGGCTCAAGGTGCCGGCGGGCTGGACATCCGCCCAGACCGAGCCGGCCGAGGTCGAGCTTACGATTCCCGCGCATGACGCGGTAGATCGGATCTACAACGTAAACGTGCCGCAGTCCGCGATCAAGGGACGTTACGAGGTCGCGTTCGAGATCGAGCACGGCGGCGCGCTTTTCGATACGAAAAAGGTGGAGCTGACCGTCGAGGACGGCCTTGACGTGAGGCTGCTCCCGGTCGCGAAGACGATCAAGGATCTCGACATCGTCTCGGTGCAGCTGACCGGCACGTCGACGGCCGTCAAGTCGGGCACGGTCACGCTCAAGGGGCCGGACGGCAGCCTGCTCGAGCCGGTGACGACGAACGCGTTCGGCGATTTGAAGAAGGGCGACCGCCTCCAACTGGATTTCCGATGGACGTACGGCCAGACGGCCCCCTTTAATGAATACAAGGTCGACCTCGAGGTAGACGAAGCTTCGGACGGCCGAAGCATCTTCCACGATGCGCAGCTGCCGTTGGACTTCGATCTGATTCAGTCGGCGGACGAGGTCGCGATCGCGGTAGACGGGAATTTGGCGGATTGGCAGGACGCCTATCCGGTCCATCTTCGCAGGAAGGACCAGAATGCGACGGGTTACCAGGATTCGGTCAATCTCGAGGCGACGGCTTATGCCAAGTGGGCTGCGGACGGCCTGTACGTCGCGGTCGACGTGCGGGACGACGTGCACAAGCAGTCGGAGAATGCCGCGAACATGTGGAAAAACGATTCCGTGCAGATCAGCCTCGATCCGCTCAACAACCGGGAGTCTCCGTACGGGGCGGACGACGTGGAATGGAGCTTCGCGCTCGCCGACGACGGCACGCATCTGGTCAACGTCTTCAACTCGACGGCCCCGAATCCGAACGGCGACATGAGCGGCAATGTGCCGTTCGAAGCGGTTCGCGACGAGGCGGCGAAGCGCACGCGATACGAATTCAAGATTCCGAGCGCCTACGTCAAGGATCTGAGGCCCGCGCTCGGCGGCAAGCTCGGCTTCAACGTCGCCGTCAACGACGCCGACTACCAGAACGGCCGGGACAACTTCATCCAATGGACGCAGGGCACCGCCGATTCGAAGAACACGTCGTTGTACGACGCGTTCGCGTTCGTGGACGTTCCGCTGCCGCCGGGCGGTGGGGATAATGGCGGCGAAGACGGCGAATCGCCGTCCAATCAGCCTACGACAAGCACTGTTTCGAGGCAGCCTGCGACTTCTGCCGGCATCCTGACGGTATCGGCCGCAGCGCTGCAAAGCGCCGCAAACGGCGTCAGCATCGTCGAAGCGCCGGTCGGCACGACCGAGCTCAGGCTGCCGGCCGATGCCTCCGCGCTGCTCGGTGCGAACAAGCTTGAAGTGAAGGCGGGCAAGCTTGTCCTGCAGATTCCGTCCGGCGTGCTGAAGCAGCTGACGGAGCAGGTGCCGGCGGCGGCTCGGCAGGGCAGCACGCTCTCCCTCAGCTTCCGCCCGCTGGCGTCCGACGCTTCGCAGGCGCTCCTTGCCAAGGCGCAAGCGCCGGGGACAGCCGTTCGCGCGGGCAGCGAAGCGTACGAACTGGCATTGTCGATCCAAACGGCGTCGGGGAGCACGACTCGGCTGACGCCGTTTGAAGAGCCGGTCACAATCCGATTCCAGATCGATCCGTCGCTGGATCCGAAGCTGTCGGCGATCTATTCCATCGCCGAGGACGGCAGCCCGGTATGGGGCGGCGGCGAGCGGGACGACGGCTACCTGACCGCGGAGGTCCGGCACTTCAGCATCTATGCGGTGCTCGAGGTCCAGCGGGATTTCTCCGATCTGCCGGCCGCGCATTGGGCGTACGACGCGGTTCGGGCGCTGGCCGCCCGAGGCATCGTACAGGGCAGCGGCTCGGGCGCATTCGAGCCGGGCCGCCAGGTCACGCGCGCCGAATTTACGGCGATGCTGGCGAAGGCGCTCAGGCTCTCGCAGCCCGCCGACTCGGCGGTCCCGATCAAGACGATTTTTGCCGACGTCCCTGCGAACAGCTGGTACGCGGAGGCGGTGGCCGCCGCTTACGGCGCAGGCATCGCCTCGGGCAAGACCGCGACTGCGTTCGATCCGAACGGACGCCTGACACGCGAAGAGATGGCGGCGCTGACGATGAGGGCCTATCGATTGCTGCATGGGAAGCCGGCTGAATCCGTACCCTCATCCGCGTCGGCAGCCGCATTCGCGGATGAAGCGGGCATCTCGGCTTGGGCGCTGTCCTACGTGGGAGAGACGGCTGCGCTCGGCTGGACGCAGGGCAGGGGCGTCAACCTGTTTGTCCCCAAAGGCACGGCTACTCGCGCCGAGGCTGCCCGGATGATCGGCAGTCTGCTATTTTCCGAATCGAACCCATAA
- a CDS encoding extracellular solute-binding protein, whose translation MSHQKKKKKKTIGLASAVLVGTLAVAGCSNGNGDKGAASESASAPASSSASASASASPSGSASASTEPYTLKWLKAQDISVPYDPENDVVKQAIEQKLNVKIDAEMVDVQQYKTKLNLKMSSEDIPDVVRIDFADDFQKYAPLGAFVDLTDLINEQDTPNIMREVPPEVFEQAKVNGRIYGIPYQGGPGAGYRWDLVMRKDYLEAAGASVPKTLDEYYNLLKKIKADHPDVIPLGGYTAQIGQVKFANNSFDQIFGAFGVTPGYFTETDGKFSNYDIDPRMKDALLFLQKMYKEGLIDKEFATIKEEQLRAKLYSGKLFSWMGWWSTASDYDTQVETSELIKNKKLGANEKLPDQSKEPFKYLSLTGSLTGADGKAVAPAGAPFSQMTAISAKTKDPKKVLSIIEESLSPENQMLTVWGIEGEDYNIENGKMVTVTDLLDPTTKQDKNGHYRGTQSYLFAPGLNGWPRYLESLPLRFSQSLDVAINNPYQITDASNYLDSPTKVAKLVELDTMRDSVFTQIIMGGDIKKFDDFVEKWKSQGGTQILSELEASFQKKAGK comes from the coding sequence ATGTCTCATCAGAAAAAGAAAAAGAAAAAGACGATCGGCCTGGCATCCGCCGTCCTCGTCGGCACGCTCGCCGTCGCGGGCTGCAGCAACGGCAATGGCGACAAAGGCGCCGCCTCGGAGAGCGCGTCGGCGCCGGCATCTTCATCGGCCTCGGCATCCGCTAGCGCATCGCCGTCCGGTTCCGCAAGCGCGTCGACGGAGCCCTACACGCTCAAGTGGCTGAAGGCGCAGGACATCTCCGTCCCTTACGACCCGGAGAACGACGTCGTCAAGCAGGCGATCGAGCAGAAGCTGAACGTCAAGATCGACGCCGAGATGGTCGACGTCCAGCAGTACAAGACAAAGCTGAACCTCAAGATGTCCAGCGAGGACATCCCCGACGTCGTGCGGATCGACTTCGCCGACGACTTCCAGAAGTACGCGCCGCTCGGCGCCTTCGTCGACCTGACCGACCTGATCAACGAACAGGACACGCCGAACATCATGCGCGAGGTGCCGCCCGAGGTGTTCGAGCAGGCGAAGGTGAACGGCCGCATCTACGGCATTCCGTATCAGGGCGGACCGGGTGCCGGCTATCGCTGGGATCTCGTCATGCGCAAGGATTACCTGGAGGCCGCGGGCGCTTCGGTGCCCAAGACGCTCGACGAGTACTACAACCTGCTGAAGAAGATCAAAGCGGACCACCCGGACGTCATCCCGCTGGGGGGCTACACGGCGCAGATCGGCCAGGTGAAGTTCGCCAACAACTCCTTCGACCAGATTTTCGGCGCGTTCGGCGTGACCCCGGGCTACTTCACCGAGACAGACGGCAAGTTCAGCAATTACGATATCGATCCGAGAATGAAGGACGCGCTGCTGTTCCTGCAAAAGATGTACAAGGAAGGCCTGATCGACAAGGAATTCGCCACGATCAAGGAAGAGCAGCTTCGCGCCAAGCTGTACAGCGGCAAGCTGTTCTCCTGGATGGGCTGGTGGTCCACGGCGAGCGATTACGATACGCAGGTCGAGACGAGCGAGCTGATCAAGAACAAGAAGCTCGGCGCGAACGAGAAGCTTCCCGACCAATCCAAGGAGCCGTTCAAGTATCTGTCACTGACTGGTTCGCTGACAGGCGCGGATGGCAAGGCGGTCGCTCCGGCAGGCGCGCCGTTCTCCCAGATGACTGCGATCAGCGCGAAGACGAAGGATCCGAAGAAAGTGCTGTCCATCATCGAGGAATCCCTGTCTCCCGAAAACCAGATGCTGACCGTCTGGGGCATTGAGGGCGAAGATTACAACATCGAAAACGGCAAGATGGTCACCGTCACGGATCTGCTCGATCCGACGACCAAGCAGGACAAGAATGGCCACTACCGCGGCACGCAGAGCTACCTGTTCGCGCCGGGATTGAACGGCTGGCCGCGTTACCTCGAGTCGCTGCCGCTGCGTTTCTCCCAATCGCTCGACGTCGCGATCAACAACCCGTACCAGATCACCGACGCGTCCAACTACCTCGACTCGCCGACCAAGGTCGCCAAGCTGGTCGAGCTCGATACGATGCGCGACTCGGTCTTCACGCAGATCATCATGGGCGGGGATATCAAGAAGTTCGACGACTTCGTCGAAAAGTGGAAATCCCAGGGCGGCACGCAAATTTTGAGCGAGCTCGAAGCTTCCTTCCAGAAGAAAGCAGGCAAGTAA